CGAGGAGTGCGGGGCCAATCGCGCCCGCAGCCCGGGGTCGTAGTTGCTCGGCTGAAAGACTGTCAGATCCACGCCGAGCGGAATCTGCACCAGGTTCGGCACGCCGAGGCGCCGGAACTCCACCGCGGCCCAATCGGTGGTCGCGACCACCACGTCGAAGTTGCCCGCCAGGCTTCGGTTGGACGTGTCCACGGCCCGACGCAGCGGCGGGCCGCCGGGGAGTGCCCGCCGGGCCAGCCGATCCAGCCGCTCGTGGCTGATCACCATCGACGGCACCCCGGTGCGCCGCGCCCACCTGCCCAACCCGCGCAGCGTCAACCGGTCGTGCACCTCCAGGCGGTCCGGGTTCAGCCGCTCGAGCAACCGCGCGACCCGGGCGGGCTCCACCATGACCCGGTAGCCGGTGCCGGGCACCGTCGGGGAACGGACGTACTCGATACGTCCCCACGCGGTTTCCTCGCTACCCGTGCGGGCGCCCGGTACCACCTGGATCACCGAGTACCCGGCGCCGGTGTACTGCTCGGCCAGATGCCGCATCGCAGTGCGCAGGCCTCCCGAGCGCGGGGCCACAAAGTTCGCGCATTGCACGATCTGAGTGGGCATCAGGCAGCCAATCGATCCACGGTGGACACCTGCTGGTAGTGGTTGATCAGCTCGTCCCCGATCACCGCCCAGGTCCGTCCAACCACCGATGGACGGGCCGCGGCCGCCAACCGCTGCCGACGGTGCGGATCGGCCTGCAGCCGAAGGATCGCCCGGCGCAGATCCACCGCGTCGTGCGGGGCGAACAGCACGCCGTTGCCGTCCGGCTCGACCAGGTCCAGCAGTCCACCGGCCGCCGGCGCGACCACCGGCAGTCCACTGGCCAACGCCTCCTGCGCGGCCTGACAGAACGTCTCGTGCGCCCCGGTGTGCACGAACACATCCAGCGAGGCGAAGGTCTCGGCCAACTGGGTTCCGCCCTGGAATCCGAGAAACTGCGCGCCCGGCATGCGACGGGTCAGCGCGGCGCGCTGCGGTCCGTCGCCGACCACCACCAACCGCACGCCGGGCGTGCGGTCCAGGCCGACCAGCAACTCCACCTGCTTCTCGTGCGCCAACCGGCCGACGTAGCCGATGAGAAGTTCACCGTTCGGCGCGAGTCGGGCGCGCAGGTCCGCGTTGCGCCGATCCGGCCGGAAGCGCTCGATGTCGACGCCGCGGGCCCAACGGGACACCCGTTGCACGCCACGGCGTTCGAGTTCGGCGACCGCGTGCCGACTCGGTGCCAGCGTGCGCCCCACCACGGCGTGAATGT
The genomic region above belongs to Sporichthyaceae bacterium and contains:
- a CDS encoding glycosyltransferase family 1 protein, which codes for MRVAVITESFLPQVNGVTNSVLRVCEHMADRGHDVVVYAPGGPGADTLPDSYGPAQIVRGPSVGLPRYRDFRVALPAPGLGRLLRDWRPDVVHLASPAAVGAQGAFLAHRLGIPSVAVYQTDLAGFASRYGMEMAGNALWRWLRHIHAVVGRTLAPSRHAVAELERRGVQRVSRWARGVDIERFRPDRRNADLRARLAPNGELLIGYVGRLAHEKQVELLVGLDRTPGVRLVVVGDGPQRAALTRRMPGAQFLGFQGGTQLAETFASLDVFVHTGAHETFCQAAQEALASGLPVVAPAAGGLLDLVEPDGNGVLFAPHDAVDLRRAILRLQADPHRRQRLAAAARPSVVGRTWAVIGDELINHYQQVSTVDRLAA
- a CDS encoding glycosyltransferase, with translation MPTQIVQCANFVAPRSGGLRTAMRHLAEQYTGAGYSVIQVVPGARTGSEETAWGRIEYVRSPTVPGTGYRVMVEPARVARLLERLNPDRLEVHDRLTLRGLGRWARRTGVPSMVISHERLDRLARRALPGGPPLRRAVDTSNRSLAGNFDVVVATTDWAAVEFRRLGVPNLVQIPLGVDLTVFQPSNYDPGLRARLAPHSSPLLAAAVRLSPEKEPGRVVETVRELDRRGCSVRCVIAGDGPLRARLERSAVGLPITFLGYLEDRAALAALLATADVFLAPGPVETFGLAALEAMACGTPVVVDSGSALPEVIGDVGFAVSGSAAAYAAAVEALLELPRAALRAAVRERAECFPWEVTGRNFLAAHRLSPLRQGVP